Genomic segment of Deltaproteobacteria bacterium:
CCGTGGGGAGATCGAGCGGGCGATCCTCCCCCTCGATGCGAATACCGGTCACCGACAGGCGGGAGCCGAACGCCAGGGCACGCTTCTCCTCGGTCGGGCGGTCCGGATGAAGGAACTCGTACGTCCCGTCGGACGGATGCAGGACGAGCCGTGTCTCCCGCTTCTCGAAGAGGGAAAGGTCGTACGCCGCCTCGGAAGCCGCGGAGAGCGCGCGGAACACCGCGTCCCGGTCGGGCTCGCCGACGCGCGAAAGCCGCGGGAGGGCGACCCACAGCACCAGGCCGAGCACGAACAGGACGACGGCAAGCTCGACGAGCGTGAATCCGCGGCGGCTACTTTTCATCCCACGAATTGATGTCCCCATCCTCGCCTTCACCGCCTGGAGCGCCGTCCGCGCCGTAGGAACTGATGTCGAAATCGCCGTGCGACCCGGGGCTGATGTACACGTACGGGTTCCCCCACGGGTCTTTCGGCAGGCGGTCCATGTAGCCGTCCTTCCGGTAATTCTTCGGGACCCGGCCGGCGTCGGGGATCTTGATCAGCGCCTCGATCCCCTGCTCGGTGGCGGGGTAAAA
This window contains:
- a CDS encoding prepilin-type N-terminal cleavage/methylation domain-containing protein, which produces MKSSRRGFTLVELAVVLFVLGLVLWVALPRLSRVGEPDRDAVFRALSAASEAAYDLSLFEKRETRLVLHPSDGTYEFLHPDRPTEEKRALAFGSRLSVTGIRIEGEDRPLDLPTEIRYLPGGRVTSARIFFRDDGGGGNAPSQWTLRLSTFDGSMKILEGTVQEDG
- the gspG gene encoding type II secretion system major pseudopilin GspG, whose protein sequence is MKSERNGTRRLRDRSGFTLIEIMVVIVILGLLAALVVPKLIGRTEEAKKTQARVQIKNIEQALGLFKLDNGFYPATEQGIEALIKIPDAGRVPKNYRKDGYMDRLPKDPWGNPYVYISPGSHGDFDISSYGADGAPGGEGEDGDINSWDEK